One part of the Natronosalvus amylolyticus genome encodes these proteins:
- a CDS encoding DUF4432 family protein has translation MSDSRLGGDSHRTEPGPRISTDFTYRDIDAAVLENRSLRVVVLTGKGGDIVEFRDKRTDVDVLWRTPHAWTAPEDRYVPGIDSSWNEHYPGGWQVNLPIAGGGMEIDGGSYGLHGESALLPWEGTVVRDDGEAVTLRLTVELIRYPFLVERELTLRAGESKLHIDESVTNQGGVPLEYVWQQHITLGEPLLSPASRLDLPDATGVNPAYGDGFPNARLEGDVTYDWPHAPGKDGGTVDLREIPPRSAGVHDQSFAVDMADGWYALTNPDLNLGFALRFPLEPFECLWYWQPFGGYHEYPWFNRNYNVGLEPTTRSPAEQRTSETGQDGKAVMNVIDPGETVEASFTAITYGDLERVTDVTPEGNVKDE, from the coding sequence ATGAGCGACTCGAGACTCGGCGGAGACAGCCATCGAACCGAACCCGGGCCACGCATCTCTACGGACTTTACCTATCGCGACATCGACGCTGCTGTCCTCGAGAACCGATCTCTTCGGGTGGTAGTACTGACCGGAAAAGGCGGCGACATCGTCGAGTTTCGGGATAAACGGACCGACGTCGACGTTCTGTGGCGGACGCCACACGCGTGGACTGCCCCCGAGGATCGGTACGTTCCGGGTATCGACTCGAGCTGGAACGAGCACTATCCTGGGGGCTGGCAGGTCAACCTCCCCATCGCCGGTGGTGGGATGGAAATCGATGGTGGGAGCTACGGACTGCACGGAGAAAGCGCACTCTTGCCGTGGGAAGGTACCGTGGTCCGCGACGACGGCGAAGCCGTGACACTTCGACTGACGGTCGAACTCATCCGCTACCCGTTTCTCGTCGAACGCGAACTGACGCTTCGAGCGGGCGAGTCCAAACTCCACATCGACGAATCGGTGACCAATCAGGGCGGGGTCCCCCTCGAGTACGTCTGGCAACAGCACATCACGCTCGGCGAACCGTTGCTCTCGCCTGCTTCACGACTCGACCTGCCCGACGCGACCGGAGTCAACCCGGCGTACGGCGACGGCTTTCCAAACGCTCGCCTCGAGGGTGACGTGACCTACGACTGGCCACACGCACCCGGAAAGGACGGCGGTACCGTCGACCTCCGAGAGATTCCGCCGCGCTCGGCGGGTGTCCACGACCAGTCATTTGCGGTCGATATGGCCGACGGCTGGTACGCGCTGACGAATCCCGACCTGAACCTCGGCTTCGCCCTTCGATTCCCACTCGAGCCGTTCGAGTGCCTGTGGTACTGGCAACCCTTCGGCGGCTACCACGAGTATCCCTGGTTCAACCGAAACTACAACGTCGGCCTCGAGCCCACGACTCGCTCGCCTGCCGAACAACGAACCAGTGAGACGGGTCAGGACGGAAAAGCGGTCATGAACGTCATCGACCCCGGAGAAACCGTCGAGGCGTCGTTTACCGCAATCACCTACGGCGACCTCGAGAGAGTAACGGACGTGACGCCCGAGGGTAATGTAAAAGACGAGTGA
- a CDS encoding Gfo/Idh/MocA family protein encodes MVDIGIVGLDTSHGESFAKRLASHEEATLSAVWDGGSVRDESYTQSICDQYAARQYADPHEMIGDVDGVMILTVDWETHRPLAIPFLEAGIPTLIDKPIAGSKEDIQAIGQAANETPLFGGSAVPYHSAITTFEPDCSSRALYCVGYDDPFYYGSHLIDTVCQIVDTDWATVSPANDPGRTVEIVFTDGTYVTVRLDSPGTKKQFSFLSVGNQTSVVEVGSEPADMDDMYRSYLDAYLEVIETRSTVTGKRVLDAASLLLGIDAALEYGQPITPNSRALAEHVVNGDAFLEAYSPYY; translated from the coding sequence ATGGTTGATATTGGTATCGTCGGATTAGATACGAGTCACGGCGAATCTTTCGCCAAGCGCTTGGCAAGCCACGAGGAAGCTACGCTCAGTGCCGTTTGGGACGGCGGCAGTGTTCGAGACGAATCGTATACCCAGTCGATTTGTGACCAGTATGCAGCGCGTCAGTATGCCGATCCACACGAGATGATTGGTGACGTCGACGGCGTCATGATACTTACTGTGGACTGGGAGACACACCGACCCCTCGCCATCCCGTTTCTCGAGGCCGGAATACCGACGTTGATAGACAAGCCGATCGCCGGCTCAAAAGAGGATATACAGGCCATCGGGCAAGCAGCCAACGAAACTCCACTCTTTGGCGGTTCTGCGGTACCCTATCACTCGGCCATAACGACGTTCGAGCCCGACTGTTCGAGTCGGGCGCTCTACTGTGTCGGATACGATGATCCGTTCTATTATGGCTCTCATCTGATCGATACCGTTTGTCAAATTGTCGATACCGATTGGGCAACGGTCTCACCGGCGAACGATCCCGGTCGAACCGTCGAAATCGTCTTCACCGACGGCACGTATGTCACCGTTCGACTCGACAGTCCCGGAACGAAAAAGCAGTTCAGTTTTCTCAGCGTCGGCAACCAGACGTCGGTCGTCGAGGTCGGCAGCGAACCAGCAGATATGGATGATATGTATCGTTCGTATCTCGACGCCTATCTCGAGGTTATCGAAACCCGGTCGACGGTGACAGGAAAGCGAGTCCTCGATGCTGCTTCCCTATTGTTGGGCATCGACGCTGCGCTCGAGTACGGACAACCGATCACTCCAAACTCCAGAGCGCTCGCCGAACACGTCGTCAATGGCGACGCGTTTCTCGAGGCATATAGTCCGTACTACTGA